A window of the Gossypium hirsutum isolate 1008001.06 chromosome A05, Gossypium_hirsutum_v2.1, whole genome shotgun sequence genome harbors these coding sequences:
- the LOC107961237 gene encoding expansin-A11, with the protein MAKTVFALSILLGFSYLATTVNAYAASGWTKAHATFYGGSDASGTMGGACGYGNLHATGYGTMTAALSTALFDDGASCGQCYNIKCDYQTDPRWCIKGKSVTITATNFCPPNFALPNNAGGWCNPPLQHFDMAQPAWEKIGIYRGRIVPVLFQRIWAFVTRITGGVRFTINGRDYFELVLISNVGGAGSIQSVSIKGSKTGWMAMSRNWGANWQSNAYLNGQSLSFKVTTTDGVTRQFLDVVPSDWGFGKTYTSNQQF; encoded by the exons ATGGCCAAAACCGTTTTTGCATTATCAATCTTGCTTGGATTCAGCTATCTTGCTACGACCGTGAATGCCTACGCGGCTTCTGGCTGGACTAAAGCTCATGCCACCTTTTACGGAGGCAGTGATGCCTCGGGAACTATGG GGGGAGCTTGTGGATATGGGAACTTGCATGCGACTGGCTATGGAACAATGACAGCTGCTTTAAGTACCGCCTTGTTCGATGATGGAGCTTCATGTGGACAATGCTACAACATCAAGTGCGATTATCAAACAGACCCAAGATGGTGCATAAAAGGAAAATCAGTGACCATTACTGCTACAAACTTTTGCCCTCCAAACTTTGCTCTCCCAAACAATGCCGGAGGCTGGTGCAACCCTCCACTCCAGCACTTTGATATGGCTCAACCTGCCTGGGAAAAGATCGGTATCTACAGAGGCAGAATTGTGCCCGTTTTGTTCCAGAG aatttgggcttttgtgactcgtatcactggTGGAGTAAGGTTCACTATCAATGGGAGAGACTATTTCGAGCTCGTTTTGATTAGCAATGTGGGTGGAGCAGGATCGATCCAGTCTGTGTCCATCAAGGGCTCTAAAACTGGGTGGATGGCAATGTCTAGGAACTGGGGAGCTAACTGGCAATCCAATGCCTATCTCAATGGTCAATCATTGTCTTTCAAAGTCACCACTACTGATGGAGTTACTCGACAGTTCCTTGACGTTGTGCCATCAGACTGGGGTTTCGGCAAGACTTACACCAGCAACCAACAATTCTAA